A genomic window from Sulfurospirillum diekertiae includes:
- a CDS encoding molybdopterin-dependent aldehyde oxidoreductase, whose amino-acid sequence MLKKMLIINGVKTTLVADVEDKLSDVLRKQLGLTGTKVGCNSGECGTCTVILNGKLVRSCITKMKKIEDNDEIITIEGVGTKDKLHPLQIAWMVYGAAQCGYCTPGFIVSAKVLLEQNNNPTREEVRDWFQKNKNLCRCTGYKPLVDAVMDAAKIIRGELAIKDFWKKIPEGASLVGSTYIRPSAMAKVTGTWDFGADLGLKLPVNTLHAKIVQAEVSHANIISIDTEEAKKVPGVVAVLTYKDVKGTNRINGLAFPTNKGDGLDRPILNDTKIFQYGDAIAIVLAENEKAAHEGVDKVKVELEVLPAYMNAPDAMASDAIEIHPGTPNVYFTNHISKGAETAPIMKEAAYVVEDSFYTQRQPHLPLEPDVGFAYVDDDGKLIIHSKSIALHFHALMIAEGVGMKAEDVYIVQNNTGATFGYKFSPTMEGLLGVATMATGRPVYLEFNMKQQITYTGKRSPFWTTMKLAANKEGKLLALESDWSVDHGPYSEFGDLLTQRGFQFGCAGYMIPNIRGNGRTVCTNHGWGSAFRGYGSPEIMFPSEVLIDELAEKIGMDPFELRYKNIYRPGDTTPTSCEPDVYCLEELFDKSRPIYELAKKTAAAKNANAAPGKKYGVGVSTNIYGCGLDGPDSSEAWAEITAKGVTVGNSWEDHGQGADVATLTFAHETLKPLNLKPTQIDLVLNDMTKTPNSGPAGGSRSNVMTGNATVVACRNLLEALKKADGTYRTYEEMIAEGREVKYMGKWTAPCTDTPPTDGQGNPFAAYMYGVCIAEVEVDTKTGKTNVEKMTLASDVGTIINKLVVDGQMYGGLVQGIGLALTEDFDDLKKHTTLTGCGIPKIKDVPDNLDLIYTEYQRPNGLLGSAGAGEMPLAAPHAAIINAIYNACGARITHLPARPEKVLEALAN is encoded by the coding sequence TACCATTGAAGGTGTCGGTACGAAAGACAAGCTTCACCCTCTTCAAATTGCTTGGATGGTCTATGGTGCGGCACAATGTGGTTATTGTACACCAGGTTTCATCGTCTCTGCTAAAGTTCTCCTAGAGCAAAATAACAACCCAACACGTGAAGAAGTCAGAGACTGGTTCCAAAAAAACAAAAACCTCTGCCGTTGTACAGGATACAAACCTCTCGTTGATGCGGTTATGGATGCAGCAAAAATCATAAGAGGCGAATTGGCAATCAAAGATTTCTGGAAAAAAATACCAGAAGGTGCGTCATTGGTTGGCTCAACGTATATTCGTCCTTCAGCTATGGCAAAAGTTACTGGAACATGGGACTTTGGAGCAGATCTAGGCTTAAAACTTCCAGTGAATACACTTCATGCAAAAATTGTGCAAGCTGAAGTTTCTCATGCAAATATTATCTCAATTGATACCGAAGAAGCTAAAAAAGTCCCTGGTGTTGTTGCTGTTTTAACGTATAAAGATGTTAAAGGAACGAACAGAATTAATGGTTTGGCTTTCCCTACGAATAAAGGTGATGGCTTAGATAGACCAATTTTAAATGATACAAAAATATTCCAATACGGTGATGCAATCGCTATTGTCCTCGCTGAAAATGAAAAAGCGGCTCACGAAGGCGTTGATAAAGTTAAAGTAGAACTTGAAGTATTGCCAGCGTATATGAATGCTCCTGATGCTATGGCAAGTGATGCTATTGAGATTCATCCAGGCACTCCAAATGTTTACTTTACGAACCATATTAGTAAAGGGGCTGAAACTGCGCCTATTATGAAAGAAGCTGCTTATGTTGTTGAAGACAGTTTCTATACACAACGCCAACCTCACTTACCGCTTGAGCCAGATGTTGGTTTTGCATATGTGGATGATGATGGTAAACTTATTATTCATTCAAAAAGTATCGCACTTCACTTCCATGCACTCATGATTGCTGAGGGTGTGGGTATGAAAGCAGAAGATGTCTATATCGTCCAAAACAATACAGGGGCTACTTTTGGTTATAAATTTAGTCCAACGATGGAAGGATTATTAGGCGTCGCAACAATGGCAACAGGAAGACCTGTTTACCTTGAGTTCAATATGAAACAACAAATTACCTACACTGGTAAGCGTTCTCCATTCTGGACAACCATGAAATTGGCTGCCAACAAAGAAGGCAAACTCTTAGCGTTGGAATCTGATTGGAGCGTTGATCATGGTCCTTACTCAGAATTTGGTGACTTGTTAACACAACGTGGTTTCCAATTTGGTTGTGCAGGATATATGATCCCTAATATTCGTGGTAATGGACGCACTGTTTGTACCAACCATGGTTGGGGTTCAGCATTCCGTGGGTATGGCTCTCCTGAGATTATGTTCCCATCCGAAGTGCTCATTGATGAATTGGCTGAAAAAATTGGTATGGATCCGTTTGAACTCCGCTATAAAAATATTTATAGACCAGGGGATACTACGCCAACCAGTTGTGAGCCTGATGTCTATTGTTTAGAAGAACTGTTTGATAAAAGTCGTCCTATTTACGAATTAGCGAAAAAGACAGCGGCTGCCAAGAATGCAAATGCAGCACCTGGTAAAAAATACGGCGTAGGTGTTTCTACTAACATCTATGGTTGTGGCTTAGATGGTCCAGACTCTTCTGAAGCATGGGCTGAGATTACTGCAAAAGGTGTTACTGTAGGTAATTCATGGGAAGATCATGGTCAAGGTGCCGATGTTGCTACCTTAACTTTTGCGCATGAAACATTAAAACCTTTGAATCTTAAACCAACCCAAATTGATTTAGTCTTGAACGATATGACTAAAACACCAAACAGTGGACCAGCTGGCGGAAGTCGTTCGAATGTTATGACGGGTAATGCTACGGTTGTTGCATGTAGAAACTTACTTGAAGCCTTGAAAAAAGCAGATGGTACATACAGAACCTATGAAGAGATGATCGCGGAAGGTCGTGAGGTTAAATATATGGGTAAATGGACAGCACCATGTACAGATACACCTCCAACAGATGGTCAAGGAAATCCATTTGCCGCATATATGTATGGTGTTTGTATCGCAGAAGTTGAGGTCGATACCAAAACGGGTAAAACCAATGTTGAGAAAATGACATTGGCATCTGATGTTGGTACGATCATCAATAAATTGGTTGTCGATGGACAAATGTATGGTGGTTTGGTTCAAGGTATTGGTTTAGCTCTTACCGAAGACTTCGATGATCTTAAAAAACATACAACCTTAACAGGATGTGGTATTCCAAAAATCAAAGATGTCCCAGATAATCTTGATCTCATCTATACCGAATATCAAAGACCAAACGGCTTACTAGGTTCTGCAGGTGCAGGTGAAATGCCTCTTGCAGCTCCACATGCGGCAATTATTAATGCTATTTACAATGCGTGTGGTGCAAGAATTACGCACTTACCAGCTCGTCCAGAAAAAGTGTTGGAAGCTTTAGCTAATTAG
- a CDS encoding pyridine nucleotide-disulfide oxidoreductase/dicluster-binding protein — translation MDLDKLLEISNQCIHSEPPVCVASCPVHMDVIAFVSEIEKGNFAGAYTIMDAKIPFSRLIGKICDHPCETTCVRKDVGGSIRISELEKTVIDLGYIKPKKTFLLPKTKGNVAIIGGGLSGCIAAIELDKKGYKVSIYEKSNRLGGCLWDYEGKGLETAIIEEELLVIKQKGITVYYDTEVLEENLQSYIEKYDAVYLGTGCWNKAYAIHPDTFQVGEQSLFIGGEIQTHIRSVIGFVSSGKRAAISIDRYISKTSMTASREREGIFETKLKYKIDTVKPSATVVKISSLYSEDEAKKEASRCLKCQCDACIKACAHMQRFNITPDRYIRSINHNERIVLGNRTANTMINSCTECGLCKEVCPIGIGMADIIHATRLSMVERGKMPLSAHDFALKDMQFSQSDSFSMVRKQPSKEQSKDLFYYPVIAFSGYARGLYKGSGKTGYLFYPGCQLSATHTDYIGEIYKHVVGIIKAKDADNDVGLYLGCCGAPADWAGRLDLMPESVEKIHKVWTEMGEPTFILACSSCASTFEKYLPMIKTISLWEVLDKYGLPTTDIKKGRRVLSIHDACASRHNTAVHDSIRSIVKTLGYTIEELEYSKEKAKCCGYGGLVSNANPEQADDFVTDRVSESEQDILVYCAMCKDAIVKGNKRAYHILDLIYGIEKDEDTPQKMPTLSARQNNRKRLKHQLLKEIWNEEESAMNTTYDFTLHISDEITAMMEKRFILLSDIEKVIDNSLTHKERFFNPETSDFLARFRVQNVTYWVKYEENGSDITIKDVYSHRMEVVES, via the coding sequence ATGGATTTAGATAAATTATTGGAAATTAGCAATCAATGTATTCATTCAGAACCCCCCGTATGCGTTGCATCGTGTCCGGTTCATATGGATGTGATTGCATTTGTGTCTGAAATTGAAAAAGGTAATTTTGCTGGAGCTTACACAATCATGGATGCTAAAATCCCTTTTAGTCGATTGATTGGAAAAATATGTGACCATCCTTGTGAAACAACGTGTGTCAGAAAAGACGTTGGAGGAAGCATACGCATCAGTGAACTTGAAAAAACTGTCATTGATTTAGGGTATATAAAGCCTAAAAAAACGTTTCTCTTACCCAAGACAAAAGGAAATGTTGCCATCATTGGTGGAGGGTTGAGTGGGTGTATTGCCGCGATTGAGCTGGATAAAAAAGGGTACAAAGTCAGCATTTATGAAAAATCCAACCGATTAGGTGGATGCCTTTGGGATTATGAAGGTAAAGGTTTAGAAACCGCCATCATAGAAGAAGAACTTTTAGTGATAAAACAAAAAGGTATCACTGTTTACTATGATACAGAAGTATTAGAAGAAAATCTCCAAAGTTATATTGAAAAGTACGATGCAGTTTACTTGGGAACAGGGTGTTGGAACAAAGCATACGCGATCCATCCTGATACGTTTCAAGTAGGCGAACAGTCCTTGTTTATAGGCGGGGAAATTCAAACTCATATCCGTTCTGTTATTGGTTTTGTAAGTTCTGGTAAACGTGCAGCTATCTCAATAGATCGATATATTTCAAAAACCTCTATGACCGCCTCTCGTGAGCGTGAAGGAATTTTTGAAACAAAATTAAAGTATAAGATTGATACCGTAAAACCTAGCGCTACGGTGGTTAAAATATCCTCTCTTTATTCTGAAGATGAAGCTAAAAAAGAAGCAAGCAGATGTCTAAAATGCCAATGTGATGCCTGTATTAAGGCGTGTGCTCATATGCAACGTTTTAACATTACCCCCGATAGATACATTCGAAGTATCAACCATAACGAACGGATTGTTTTAGGAAACAGAACTGCCAATACGATGATTAATTCCTGTACAGAGTGTGGTTTATGCAAAGAGGTATGTCCTATAGGGATTGGTATGGCAGATATTATCCATGCCACGAGACTGAGCATGGTCGAACGGGGGAAAATGCCACTTTCGGCGCATGATTTTGCTCTTAAAGATATGCAATTTAGTCAAAGTGATTCATTCTCAATGGTTCGAAAACAGCCCAGTAAAGAACAATCCAAAGATCTCTTTTACTATCCTGTCATTGCCTTTTCCGGCTATGCGAGAGGCTTGTACAAAGGCTCTGGAAAAACGGGTTATCTCTTTTATCCAGGATGTCAACTGAGCGCAACGCATACAGATTATATCGGTGAGATTTATAAACATGTCGTCGGTATTATCAAAGCCAAAGATGCGGATAACGATGTTGGTCTCTATTTGGGATGTTGTGGAGCACCCGCTGATTGGGCAGGAAGGCTTGATCTTATGCCCGAAAGTGTGGAAAAAATACACAAGGTTTGGACAGAAATGGGTGAGCCTACGTTTATCTTAGCCTGTTCGAGTTGTGCTTCTACCTTTGAAAAATACTTACCGATGATTAAGACGATCTCTTTATGGGAAGTGTTAGATAAATATGGTTTGCCTACGACGGATATTAAAAAAGGTAGGCGTGTTTTGAGCATTCATGATGCGTGTGCTAGTAGACATAATACAGCAGTCCATGATAGTATACGAAGCATCGTGAAAACGTTAGGCTATACCATTGAAGAGCTTGAATATTCTAAAGAGAAAGCCAAATGTTGTGGTTATGGTGGATTGGTATCAAATGCGAATCCTGAGCAAGCCGATGATTTTGTGACGGATCGTGTGAGCGAGAGTGAACAAGATATTTTGGTGTATTGCGCGATGTGTAAAGACGCCATTGTCAAGGGAAATAAAAGAGCATATCACATTTTAGATCTTATTTATGGCATTGAAAAAGACGAAGATACTCCTCAAAAAATGCCAACACTCTCAGCGCGACAAAACAATCGAAAACGACTCAAACATCAACTGCTTAAAGAGATATGGAATGAAGAGGAGAGTGCCATGAACACAACGTATGATTTTACGCTTCATATTTCAGATGAAATCACCGCAATGATGGAAAAGCGATTTATCTTGCTAAGTGATATTGAAAAAGTGATCGATAATTCTCTTACGCATAAAGAGCGGTTTTTTAACCCTGAAACATCAGATTTTCTCGCACGTTTCCGTGTTCAAAATGTGACGTATTGGGTGAAGTATGAAGAAAATGGCAGTGACATCACGATTAAAGATGTTTACAGTCATAGAATGGAAGTGGTGGAGTCCTAA